A stretch of Sinorhizobium meliloti DNA encodes these proteins:
- a CDS encoding aspartate carbamoyltransferase catalytic subunit: MITFPHRHLLGIKGLTEQDITLLLDRADEAVKISRQREKKTSSLRGLTQINLFFEASTRTQSSFELAGKRLGADVMNMSVGNSSVKKGETLIDTAMTLNAMHPDVLVVRHSSAGAASLLAQKVSCSVVNAGDGQHEHPTQALLDALTIRRAKGKLSRIIVAICGDVLHSRVARSNILLLNQMGARVRVVAPATLLPAGIAEMGAEVYHSMAEGLKDADVVMMLRLQRERMAGSFVPSVREYFHYYGLDAEKLKVAKDDALVMHPGPMNRGVEIASEIADGPQSVIEQQVEMGVAVRMAVMETLLLSQNQGPRL; encoded by the coding sequence ATGATCACCTTCCCGCATCGCCACCTGCTCGGCATCAAGGGGCTGACGGAACAGGATATCACGCTCCTGCTCGATCGCGCCGACGAGGCCGTCAAGATCTCTCGACAGAGGGAAAAGAAGACCTCCTCGCTGCGCGGGCTCACGCAGATCAATCTGTTCTTTGAAGCCTCGACCCGTACCCAGTCCTCATTCGAGCTCGCCGGAAAGCGGCTCGGCGCCGACGTCATGAACATGTCCGTCGGCAATTCCTCGGTGAAGAAAGGCGAGACGCTGATCGATACGGCGATGACGCTGAACGCCATGCACCCGGACGTGCTGGTCGTTCGCCACTCGTCGGCGGGGGCTGCCTCGCTGCTTGCCCAGAAGGTCTCCTGCTCGGTCGTCAACGCCGGCGACGGCCAGCACGAGCACCCGACGCAGGCGCTGCTCGACGCGCTGACGATCCGGCGCGCCAAGGGCAAGCTCTCGCGGATCATCGTGGCGATCTGCGGCGACGTTCTCCACTCGCGCGTCGCCCGCTCCAATATCCTGCTTTTGAACCAGATGGGCGCCCGTGTGCGGGTCGTCGCGCCGGCGACGCTGCTTCCCGCCGGCATCGCCGAGATGGGCGCCGAGGTCTACCACTCCATGGCCGAGGGCCTCAAGGATGCGGACGTGGTGATGATGCTGAGACTCCAGCGCGAGCGCATGGCCGGCTCCTTCGTGCCTTCGGTGCGCGAGTACTTCCATTACTACGGCCTGGATGCCGAGAAGCTCAAGGTCGCGAAGGACGACGCGCTCGTCATGCATCCGGGGCCGATGAACCGCGGCGTCGAGATCGCCTCGGAGATCGCAGACGGGCCGCAAAGCGTGATCGAACAGCAGGTCGAGATGGGCGTCGCCGTGCGCATGGCGGTGATGGAAACATTGCTTCTCTCCCAGAACCAGGGGCCGCGCCTATGA